One Streptomyces sp. SAI-135 DNA segment encodes these proteins:
- a CDS encoding ScbR family autoregulator-binding transcription factor has protein sequence MARQRQERAERTRAALIRAAAEMFDQVGYHGAGLNAILRRAETTTGAMYFHFKSKEELARAVIVEQAAELKWPTGKQGLQQLIDVCQYLAVEMRSNVLFRAGVRLAVEQSEVNLLNYSIYDWWAEQFRTHLAEARDLGQLRPEVDEAAFAQVIVAAYTGTQIMSRLSSARGDLPERIESMLRCLLPALAPPEVVATLEFPENSGAPEVPQDADEAEETVS, from the coding sequence ATGGCACGACAACGGCAGGAGCGCGCGGAGCGGACGCGGGCCGCGCTCATCCGCGCGGCCGCGGAGATGTTCGACCAGGTCGGCTACCACGGAGCGGGTCTCAACGCGATCCTGCGCAGAGCCGAGACCACAACCGGAGCCATGTACTTCCACTTCAAGTCGAAGGAGGAACTGGCCCGGGCGGTCATCGTCGAACAGGCCGCCGAGCTGAAGTGGCCCACCGGGAAGCAGGGCCTGCAGCAGCTCATCGACGTGTGCCAGTACCTGGCCGTGGAGATGCGCTCCAACGTCCTGTTCCGCGCCGGCGTCCGGCTCGCCGTCGAGCAGAGCGAGGTGAACCTGCTCAACTACTCGATCTACGACTGGTGGGCCGAGCAGTTCCGCACCCACCTCGCCGAGGCCCGTGACCTGGGCCAGCTGCGCCCGGAGGTCGACGAGGCCGCGTTCGCCCAGGTGATCGTCGCCGCGTACACCGGTACGCAGATCATGTCGCGGCTCTCCAGCGCCCGCGGCGACCTGCCCGAACGCATAGAGAGCATGCTGCGCTGCCTGCTGCCGGCCCTCGCGCCCCCGGAGGTCGTCGCCACGCTGGAGTTCCCGGAGAACAGCGGTGCCCCCGAGGTGCCGCAGGACGCGGACGAGGCGGAGGAGACCGTTTCATGA
- a CDS encoding NAD-dependent epimerase/dehydratase family protein → MRPLRVLLTGATGFVGGAVLNRLLRERADGRNLEVRALVRTPPAEQQAGVEWRPADLSDPASLDGAADGVDVLVHLAARVDGTQHECERTNIGGTRAVVGEARRAGVRRIVHLSTAAVYGPGPHRGIPVDGVTPAPVSAASRTRLAAERIALDAGAVVLRPGLVLGAGDRWVVPGLRELLRRVPARWDGGRGQLSLVAVEDLARLITALATAPDAVPSGIFHAGHPVPVRGGDLLARLAELDVLPSVTDDLTWEQCLRRLREVPGRISERQFALLALDHWYESEEVWRLAGCAAGPGPLERLAGAAPWYRAHLAVG, encoded by the coding sequence ATGAGACCGCTGCGGGTGCTGCTGACCGGTGCCACGGGCTTCGTCGGCGGGGCGGTGCTGAACCGGCTGCTGCGCGAACGGGCGGACGGCCGGAACCTGGAGGTGCGGGCCCTCGTCCGCACCCCGCCGGCCGAGCAGCAGGCGGGCGTGGAGTGGCGGCCCGCGGACCTCTCGGATCCCGCGTCGCTCGACGGGGCGGCGGACGGGGTGGACGTCCTCGTCCACCTCGCCGCCCGCGTCGACGGCACGCAGCACGAGTGCGAGCGGACCAACATCGGCGGCACCCGGGCCGTCGTCGGGGAGGCCCGGCGGGCCGGGGTGCGGCGCATCGTGCACCTGTCCACGGCGGCGGTCTACGGGCCCGGCCCGCACCGCGGCATCCCCGTCGACGGTGTCACCCCCGCCCCCGTGTCCGCGGCCAGCCGGACCCGGCTGGCCGCGGAGCGGATCGCGCTCGACGCGGGCGCCGTCGTCCTCCGCCCCGGTCTCGTCCTCGGCGCCGGGGACCGCTGGGTGGTGCCCGGACTGCGCGAACTGCTGCGGCGGGTCCCCGCCCGCTGGGACGGCGGGCGCGGACAGCTCTCCCTCGTCGCCGTCGAGGACCTGGCGCGGCTGATCACGGCCCTGGCCACGGCACCGGACGCCGTGCCGTCCGGGATCTTCCACGCCGGGCACCCGGTGCCGGTGCGCGGCGGCGACCTCCTGGCGAGGCTCGCCGAACTGGACGTACTGCCGTCGGTCACCGACGACTTGACCTGGGAGCAGTGCCTGCGACGGCTGAGGGAGGTGCCCGGCCGGATCAGCGAGCGCCAGTTCGCCCTGCTGGCGCTCGACCACTGGTACGAGAGCGAGGAGGTCTGGCGGCTCGCGGGATGCGCCGCGGGCCCCGGTCCGCTGGAGCGGCTGGCCGGTGCGGCGCCCTGGTACCGGGCCCACCTCGCGGTCGGCTGA
- a CDS encoding TetR family transcriptional regulator, with translation MVKQVRAERTRQALIAAAAIEFDRHGYAGTSLSAVHRACGMTMGALTFHFRAKADLASAVCQEAETITRGALTRLTPMGALLPVVEFTLVVARLLDEEVTVRAAARLTQERAVPSRWHTVWRAVLRDLVALAPEPPGPGCGPRPEELELLAVYLTAGAEAALREGRTGKEVLAQLECLWALVLVTGSPLATGSPLATGSPLATGSPPPAADECPAAASRSPLRDPA, from the coding sequence ATGGTCAAGCAGGTGAGAGCGGAGCGCACCCGCCAGGCGCTGATCGCGGCGGCGGCCATCGAGTTCGACCGGCACGGATACGCCGGCACCTCGCTGTCCGCCGTGCACCGGGCCTGCGGGATGACGATGGGCGCGCTCACCTTCCACTTCCGCGCCAAGGCGGACCTGGCGAGCGCGGTCTGCCAGGAGGCGGAGACCATCACCCGGGGGGCACTGACCCGGCTCACCCCGATGGGCGCCCTCCTGCCGGTCGTGGAGTTCACCCTCGTCGTGGCCCGGCTGCTGGACGAGGAGGTCACCGTCCGCGCGGCGGCCCGGCTGACCCAGGAGCGGGCCGTGCCCTCCCGCTGGCACACCGTCTGGCGGGCCGTCCTGCGCGACCTGGTGGCCCTCGCCCCCGAACCGCCGGGCCCCGGCTGCGGGCCCCGGCCGGAAGAACTGGAGCTGCTGGCCGTCTACCTGACGGCCGGTGCCGAGGCGGCGCTGCGGGAGGGCCGCACCGGCAAGGAGGTGCTCGCCCAACTGGAGTGCCTGTGGGCCCTGGTGCTCGTCACCGGCTCACCGCTCGCCACCGGCTCACCGCTCGCCACCGGCTCACCGCTCGCCACCGGCTCGCCCCCGCCGGCCGCCGACGAGTGTCCGGCGGCCGCCTCGCGCTCGCCCCTGCGCGACCCGGCCTGA
- a CDS encoding SDR family oxidoreductase — MTRRCALVTGGSRGIGAAVATELAAAGHRVAVHCRADSAAAQDVLDTLPGTGHVLVTGDLGAPGAAREIVDAAVAGLGTVDVLVNNAGVYAEQPVATTSYEDWQADWRRLVDVNLLGPADLIWCLVDHLRHRLQGPQGACIVNVGSRGAYRGEPDAPAYGATKAALHALTQSLAQSLGPLGIAVTAVAPGFVRTDLTEPVLVGAVEEEVRSQSPLGRIAVPSDVAAAVAWLSSARAEWCSGAVLDVNGASHLR; from the coding sequence ATGACTCGACGCTGTGCGCTCGTCACCGGTGGCTCCCGGGGCATCGGGGCCGCCGTCGCGACCGAACTCGCCGCCGCCGGGCACCGCGTGGCCGTGCACTGCCGCGCCGACTCCGCGGCCGCGCAGGACGTGCTCGACACCCTGCCCGGCACCGGCCACGTCCTGGTCACCGGCGATCTCGGCGCCCCCGGCGCGGCCCGGGAGATCGTCGACGCCGCGGTCGCCGGGCTCGGCACGGTCGACGTGCTCGTCAACAACGCGGGTGTGTACGCCGAACAGCCCGTCGCCACCACCTCCTACGAGGACTGGCAGGCCGACTGGCGGCGCCTGGTCGACGTCAACCTGCTGGGCCCGGCCGATCTGATCTGGTGCCTGGTCGACCATCTGCGGCACCGCCTCCAGGGACCGCAGGGCGCCTGCATCGTCAACGTCGGCTCGCGCGGCGCCTACCGGGGCGAACCCGACGCCCCCGCCTACGGAGCGACCAAGGCCGCCCTGCACGCGCTGACCCAGTCGCTCGCCCAGTCGCTGGGACCGCTCGGCATCGCGGTGACCGCCGTGGCGCCCGGGTTCGTGCGCACCGACCTCACCGAACCTGTGCTCGTCGGAGCCGTCGAGGAGGAGGTGCGCAGCCAGAGTCCGCTCGGCAGGATCGCCGTGCCCTCGGACGTCGCGGCCGCGGTGGCCTGGCTCAGCAGCGCCCGCGCCGAGTGGTGCAGCGGTGCCGTGCTCGACGTCAACGGCGCTTCCCACCTGCGCTGA
- a CDS encoding carbon-nitrogen family hydrolase encodes MRASVLQIAVRPDEPADERRARVSELVRRQHTSDLVVLPELWTVGAFAFDAFAEHAEPLDGPTAREMGAAAAAAQVWLHAGSIIERGPAGELYNTSLLFGPDGGLSRTYRKIHRFGFDGGEAALLARGEETVTAVLDGDATAGLTAGLATCYDLRFPEQFRLLVDAGAELLLVPAGWPAARRAHWSLLARARAVESQAYVLACGTAGTHAGVEQAGHSVVVDPWGETVAEAGPGEETLVVDLDPALVAKTRAEFPVLRDRVLGVPVPR; translated from the coding sequence GTGCGCGCCTCAGTCCTCCAGATCGCCGTACGACCCGACGAACCGGCCGACGAGCGGCGGGCCCGCGTGTCCGAACTCGTCCGCCGGCAGCACACCAGCGACCTGGTGGTGCTGCCGGAACTGTGGACGGTCGGGGCGTTCGCCTTCGACGCGTTCGCCGAGCACGCCGAGCCGCTGGACGGCCCCACCGCCCGGGAGATGGGCGCGGCCGCGGCGGCGGCACAGGTGTGGCTGCACGCCGGGTCGATCATCGAACGCGGTCCGGCCGGCGAGTTGTACAACACCTCCCTGCTGTTCGGACCCGACGGCGGGCTGTCCCGCACGTACCGCAAGATCCACCGCTTCGGCTTCGACGGCGGCGAGGCCGCGCTGCTGGCCCGGGGCGAGGAGACCGTCACGGCCGTGCTGGACGGGGACGCCACCGCAGGGCTGACGGCGGGCCTCGCCACCTGCTACGACCTGCGTTTCCCCGAGCAGTTCCGGCTGCTGGTGGACGCCGGCGCCGAACTGCTCCTCGTCCCGGCCGGCTGGCCCGCCGCACGCCGTGCCCACTGGTCGCTGCTGGCCCGCGCCCGTGCCGTGGAGTCCCAGGCGTACGTCCTCGCCTGCGGTACGGCCGGCACGCACGCCGGCGTCGAACAGGCCGGCCACAGCGTGGTCGTCGACCCGTGGGGCGAGACGGTGGCCGAGGCGGGTCCGGGCGAGGAGACGCTCGTCGTGGACCTCGATCCGGCGCTCGTCGCGAAGACGCGGGCCGAGTTCCCCGTCCTGCGCGACCGGGTGCTCGGTGTGCCGGTGCCCCGCTGA